A genomic segment from Nitrospirota bacterium encodes:
- a CDS encoding FtsQ-type POTRA domain-containing protein encodes MNKGKRLGWMIRNIAVFIFIFSIAIFIYSYVSLSPQSLLFPVRNIVFIGNKHLTDDELETLAGVQMNEGMLIISNKSLSERLLKSPWIKSVMIRKGFPDTLIIMVEESVPVALLDMNGHLFLMDENGKFLEELRGDSIPFLPIVTGDPFTQKDGFIEAMKLVKLMHKTGFVSERDNIVINTQKPHELTANIDGTIVKIGAGDYEEKLERFLQLENDIKNLRIPVDYIDLRFNNKAILKPLDYKVAQ; translated from the coding sequence ATGAATAAAGGAAAAAGATTAGGCTGGATGATAAGGAATATTGCTGTTTTTATATTTATTTTTTCCATCGCAATCTTCATTTACAGTTACGTATCATTGAGTCCGCAAAGTCTACTTTTCCCTGTAAGAAATATTGTTTTTATAGGGAATAAACATCTGACAGACGATGAACTCGAGACGCTTGCAGGTGTTCAGATGAATGAGGGGATGCTTATTATTTCAAACAAATCATTAAGCGAGCGATTACTCAAGTCTCCATGGATAAAGAGCGTCATGATTCGTAAGGGATTTCCTGATACTCTGATAATTATGGTTGAAGAATCAGTGCCTGTTGCACTTCTTGATATGAACGGACATCTTTTTCTAATGGATGAAAACGGAAAATTCCTTGAGGAGTTAAGAGGTGATTCAATACCTTTTCTTCCGATTGTTACAGGCGATCCTTTTACTCAGAAAGACGGATTTATAGAAGCGATGAAGCTCGTGAAATTGATGCATAAAACTGGATTTGTATCTGAACGAGACAATATCGTGATTAATACACAGAAGCCGCATGAACTTACTGCTAACATTGATGGAACTATTGTAAAGATTGGCGCGGGAGACTATGAAGAAAAACTTGAAAGGTTTTTACAACTGGAGAATGATATAAAAAATCTAAGGATACCTGTCGATTATATTGATTTAAGGTTTAATAACAAGGCAATCTTAAAACCTTTAGATTATAAGGTAGCACAATGA
- a CDS encoding D-alanine--D-alanine ligase, which yields MLKDKRIGVLMGGTSAEREVSLRSGSAVYNALKRLNYDVISIDVGKDICAVLERERVEIVFLVLHGGFGENGSIQGLLDVLGIPYTGSGVLASALAMDKEASKKIFLYHNIPVPDFIVIDKMQGFRKINFPLPWVVKPATEGSSIGVSIVKDDTNLKDALKKAFLHSSRVIVEKFIEGKEVHIGILNNEVLGGVEVRPSLEFYNYEAKYTAGLTEYILPPEINNITYQKAEEIALNAHRAIGCKGATRVDLRIDTEGNPYVLEVNTIPGMTETSLLPKIAKLAGYDFSGLIEEILKGIDV from the coding sequence ATGTTAAAGGATAAAAGGATAGGTGTATTAATGGGAGGAACATCCGCTGAAAGAGAGGTGTCTTTGCGGAGCGGGAGTGCTGTATATAATGCGCTTAAGCGGTTGAATTATGATGTAATTTCTATAGATGTTGGTAAGGATATTTGTGCTGTATTGGAAAGAGAGCGCGTAGAGATTGTATTCCTTGTTCTGCATGGTGGTTTTGGTGAGAACGGATCAATACAGGGTTTACTCGACGTGCTCGGTATACCTTACACCGGTTCGGGTGTGCTCGCATCAGCACTGGCTATGGATAAAGAAGCTTCGAAAAAGATTTTCCTTTATCACAATATACCAGTACCTGATTTTATTGTTATTGATAAGATGCAAGGGTTTCGAAAAATTAACTTTCCTTTGCCATGGGTTGTTAAGCCTGCAACAGAAGGTTCGAGTATTGGTGTAAGTATAGTAAAAGATGATACGAATCTGAAAGATGCATTAAAGAAAGCATTTCTACATAGCTCAAGGGTTATTGTCGAAAAGTTTATAGAAGGCAAAGAGGTGCATATAGGGATATTAAATAATGAAGTGCTTGGCGGTGTTGAGGTAAGACCTTCTCTTGAATTTTATAATTATGAAGCAAAATATACAGCGGGACTCACAGAGTATATACTTCCTCCTGAAATAAACAATATTACATATCAAAAAGCAGAAGAAATTGCCCTTAATGCGCATAGAGCAATTGGTTGTAAAGGTGCTACAAGGGTTGATCTGAGAATTGATACTGAAGGTAATCCTTATGTTCTTGAAGTTAATACAATACCAGGAATGACCGAGACAAGTCTTTTGCCAAAGATTGCAAAATTAGCAGGCTATGATTTTTCAGGATTAATCGAGGAAATACTTAAAGGTATAGATGTATGA